A genomic window from Passer domesticus isolate bPasDom1 chromosome Z, bPasDom1.hap1, whole genome shotgun sequence includes:
- the LOC135291249 gene encoding serine/threonine-protein kinase PAK 3-like: MIQQVCAAVCTVFSLAYSGYYLTQLTRHFTRRWRQACPLGSAAGSAPPLAPSLVEEEAEEEQRSTKPPPAVPPQPELAEPVAIKIMSLQEEMSEELAVNEILVLRDNRNPNIVTYLDSYLVDAELWLAMEFMDGGTLFDVLRAVYLEEGQIGAVCRECLQGLHFLHCRQVIHRDIKSGNVLLGMDGAVKLADFGLCAQLSPERSKRSSSVGTPSWMAPEVVRGEAYGPKVDIWSLGIMGLEMVEGEAPYQREARLRVFELIERNGPPKLQNPRQHSALLRDFLRCCLQADQDRRWSAQELLQHPFVTSGEPASSLAALITSAKQAQD, encoded by the exons GTCACTTCACGCGCAGATGGAGGCAAGCCTGTCCTTTG ggctcagcagcagggtCAGCACCTCCTCTGGCTCCCTCTCTTGTTGAGGAAGAGGCTGAAGAGGAGCAAAGGAGCACCAAGCCTCCACCTGCAGTCCCTCCACAGCCTGAACTTGCAGAGCCA GTGGCCATCAAGATCATGTCACTCCAAGAGGAGATGTCCGAGGAGCTGGCTGTCAATGAAATCCTGGTCCTGAGGGACAACAGGAATCCCAATATTGTCACCTACTTGGACAG ctACCTGGTGGATGCGGAGCTCTGGCTGGCCATGGAGTTCATGGACGGCGGCACGTTGTTTGATGTGCTCAGGGCAGTGTACCTGGAGGAAGGACAGATAGGCGCTGTCTGTCGGGAG tgcctgcaaggactgCATTTCCTTCACTGCCGCCAAGTCATCCACAGAGACATCAAGAGCGGCAACGTTCTCCTGGGCATGGACGGAGCTGTCAAATTGG CTGACTTTGGCCTCTGcgctcagctcagccctgagcGCAGCAAGCGCAGCTCCAGCGTCGGCACTCCCAGCTGGATGGCACCGGAGGTGGTGCGAGGAGAAGCCtacggccccaaagtggacatctgGTCCCTGGGGATCATGGGGCTGGAAATGGTGGAAGGGGAAGCTCCTTACCAGAGGGAAGCCCGTCTCAGG GTTTTTGAACTGATAGAAAGGAACGGGCCCCCAAAACTGCAGAACCCCAGGCAGCACTCGGCTCTCCTGCGCGACTTCCTccgctgctgcctgcaggcagaccAGGACAGGCGCTGGAGtgcccaggagctcctgcag CACCCGTTTGTGACCTCAGGCGAGCCTgcctccagcctggctgctctgatCACCTCAGCCAAGCAAGCGCAGGATTGA